One Borreliella chilensis DNA window includes the following coding sequences:
- a CDS encoding histidyl-tRNA synthase, which translates to MDVKTLKGFKDYLPKDSLIRTHIVRQIFSVLNSYNFDLIDTPVLEYSEFLLKKSGDETEKQVYRFKDNGDRDVSMRFDLTVPFARFVATNASVLKFPFRRSQFGKVFRGENSQKGRYREFMQFDFDIVGEDSFRGDAEILSVVYYGLEEIFLNFIEGINKKFVIHYSHLGILNSFFEKLGIKEKSIFILRNIDKIDKIGIEKVEETLLFEIEKEAVDSILSLVNLQGTFEDKIQALKSILGDNESIKRVEDIFRHLSLLRIQDSFNLNLKISRGLDYYTGIVFESEVFGSNMGSVCSGGRYDNLVSSFSSSIQKISGVGGSFGVDRIKDIIDLEKFSYIKIFVTKARSKVLIVNLDSALQNYYYELATKFRNHDYSKIKNISCEVYFKNKNGKNIKEQIEYALSKEIRFLVFVGQEEYKENKMKVRDLTKKEELLLSFEEATNVIKCNEKLLCTPF; encoded by the coding sequence ATGGATGTTAAAACTTTAAAAGGCTTTAAAGATTATTTGCCAAAAGATTCTTTAATTCGAACTCATATTGTTAGGCAGATATTTAGTGTTCTTAATTCTTATAATTTTGATTTAATAGATACTCCAGTTCTTGAATATTCAGAGTTTCTTTTAAAAAAGAGTGGAGATGAGACCGAAAAGCAAGTTTATAGGTTTAAAGATAATGGAGACAGAGATGTTTCTATGAGATTTGATTTAACTGTTCCTTTTGCCAGATTTGTTGCTACAAATGCTTCTGTTTTGAAATTCCCTTTCAGACGTTCTCAATTTGGAAAAGTTTTTAGAGGAGAGAATTCTCAAAAGGGTAGATATAGAGAATTTATGCAATTTGATTTTGATATAGTAGGGGAGGACAGTTTCAGAGGTGATGCTGAGATTCTTTCTGTTGTGTATTATGGACTTGAAGAGATTTTTTTGAATTTTATAGAAGGCATTAATAAAAAATTTGTTATCCATTATTCCCATCTTGGTATATTAAATTCTTTTTTTGAAAAATTAGGCATTAAAGAAAAGTCTATTTTTATTTTAAGAAATATTGACAAAATAGATAAAATAGGAATTGAGAAGGTTGAAGAGACTTTGCTTTTTGAGATTGAAAAAGAAGCCGTAGATTCAATCTTGAGTTTAGTAAATTTGCAAGGTACTTTTGAAGATAAAATACAAGCTTTAAAAAGTATTTTAGGTGATAACGAGTCTATTAAAAGAGTGGAAGATATTTTCCGTCATCTTAGTTTATTAAGGATTCAGGATTCTTTTAACTTGAATCTTAAAATATCTCGTGGGCTTGATTATTATACAGGCATTGTTTTTGAATCTGAGGTATTTGGTAGTAATATGGGCAGTGTTTGTAGTGGGGGAAGGTATGATAATTTAGTTTCTTCGTTTTCAAGCTCTATTCAAAAGATTTCGGGAGTTGGAGGATCTTTTGGTGTTGACAGAATTAAGGACATAATTGATCTTGAAAAGTTTAGTTATATTAAGATATTTGTCACTAAGGCTAGATCTAAAGTTTTAATTGTAAATCTGGATAGTGCTTTGCAAAATTATTATTATGAACTTGCTACTAAGTTTAGGAATCATGATTATTCTAAGATTAAAAATATTTCTTGTGAAGTTTATTTTAAAAATAAAAATGGTAAAAATATTAAAGAACAAATAGAATATGCTTTGAGTAAAGAGATAAGATTTTTGGTTTTTGTTGGTCAGGAGGAATACAAAGAAAATAAAATGAAGGTAAGAGATTTGACAAAAAAGGAAGAATTGTTGCTTTCTTTTGAGGAGGCAACAAATGTTATTAAATGTAATGAAAAGTTATTGTGTACCCCTTTTTAA